The window GAATTTGTCAAGTAGAATTTGTCACCTGCTTTTGCACATGATCTTAAAATACTTGACATGTTTTTGTAGCTATAACAAGCGGCAACTCACTCGTGTGTATCCAAAGGGAAGTCGATATGACTCAAGCAACTATATGCCACAAGTATGGTTATGTCAAGTGTGCACAGCATTTGGTATTGGAAGGATCTCACACTACATTagtttattgtattggaaggaagcatctcacaatacactagactattatattagagggatgcatctcacaatacattagccTACTGTATTAGAGGCATAACACATTGTTGTTTGATCTCTAaacttgtttctgttgtgatCAGGTATTTTGGAATACTGGATGTCAAATCGTCGCTCTCAACTTCCAAACATAtggtaaacaacaacaacaacagacattgtaatttttttataaattttcTAATAATTTCTTTTCTGCCATCAGACGTCCCATTTCAGTTGCATCTTGGCAAATTTGAATTCAACAAGAGCTGCGGGTACAGTCGCTTTCTACTGCAAATACCAATAGTTAAGAATTTATTCTGACGTCTTCACACATCAATGTGCTGAAAACTGCATATAAAATTGTGTTCCAAATTATTGTCagttgaaaatatattttgtattgtattatgtaATTTTTGGTGATTAGTATTGATTGAGTGTAATAATAACAGTTTCCCATACTGACATGTTGATTttactttctgtttgttgtggctgttgatgttttgtgtttgatgtctAGTTACCTCTTGAAGCCTGTTTGTATGAGACGGCCTGACAAGGAATTTGATCCTTTTGTTGAGTCGCCTATGGACGGTGTTGTTGCAGCCACTCTGAAAGTGAAAGTGAGTGAGGAATGATGTGAAAAATTTGATACATTTGATCTCGTAATATTGGATTGCTACTGTAttgaagagatgcatctcacaatacattaaactattgtattagagggatgcatctcacaatacattagagtattgtattggagggatgcatctcacaatacattagactattgtattagagggatgcatctcacaatacattagagtattgtattggagggatgcatctcacaatacattaaactattgtattagagggatgcatctcacaatacattagagtattgtattggagggatgcatctcacaatacattagactattgtattggagggctgcatctcacaatacattagactattgtattggtgagctgcatctcacaatacattagactgttgtattggagggctgcatctcacaatacattagagtattgtattggagggctgcatctcacgatacattagactattgtattgcagggatgaatctcacaatacattagactattgtattgcagggATGAATCTTATATTacattaaactattgtattaattaatatttatgtaaAGTGGGTTTTGTGTTTAGATTATCTCAGGTCAGATGCTGTGTGGTCATCGGTGTGGCACATACGTTGAACTGGAAATGTATGGGCTGCCGACTGACACAGTTCGTCGACGCTATAAGACAAGGACTGTTCAGAGTACTCAAATGAACACAGTGTGGAATGAAGAACAATGGGTGTTTAAGAAGGTACGGATGGATTACGGATTATTAATcatcacacacagacacacaccttgaccttgattccaccatacccactatgggttttggcaacgcagcgttatagcgcttctccaagcagcacgatcatcagcatcacgaagactgatatgtaatgacttgaggtctcttgtgacaacatctatccatctctgtttagtcccatgtgttggtcttgttgcatattaagtctgctgcgaagtagttgtttttggggacgattgtcactcatgcgcAGCAGATGACCCAGTCATTGCATCGTTGtctctgtattgtcatagcaatagggtcttaacacgctcgttctaaattgtctgaattcttgattttattccatcttgagacaccaagaatcgatcgaCTGCACCACATGTGGAATGTACTTAaacgttgcaagtttggttgtaTAATGGACtaagtctcacatccatatagcaaaactggtctcaccaaagcacaaatactttcatctttgtggagattgaaaactgtctgttggtaaatacccttTTCTGTCATTAACCGAAAACTTGACTTCCTTTGCTAATACGAGCATcaatttcacacacacacacacacacacacacacacacacacacacacacacacacacacacacacgcacacacacacaagtcaaACTTTTTCTATGTTGCAGGTTGTTGTACCCGAATTGGTGATGCTCAGATTTGCAGTATACGATGACGGTAATCGCTTTCTCAGCCAGAGGGTCATACCATTGACGGCCATACAAGCTGGTTAGCATGTTTGTTatcttgtttgcatgtttgtttttctgtgttttgtgtctgtttgtttttctgttaacctgtccatttgcctgtctatttgtttgttcatttgtttttctatttgtctgtctatttgtttgtctatttgtttgtcatttgtttctgtatttgtctgtctatttgtctgtctatttgtctgtctatttgtctgttcatttgtctgttcatttgtctgttcatttgtttgttcatctgtctgtctatctgtttgttcatttgtttgtccatttgtttgtctatttatttccCATTTGTATGTCCACTTGTTTGTtcacttgtttgtccatctgtctgcccatctgtctgtccatctgtctgtccattcatctgtccatctatttgtccatctctctgttcAGCTGTCTGTCCgactgtctgtccagctgtgggtctgtctgtctgctttttcgaccgtttgtttgtttctttgtctgcctttgcttcgtctgttggtctgtctctttctctatctttctgtttagctgtctgtatatttgtttgtccacatATCACACTATGTTACCAATCACCACGTTTACCACCAGGATATCGACACATTCCCTTGAGAAACGAACTCAATCAGCCAATTGACTATGCCACACTATTTGTTCTCTTCGAGGTGTCCGACTACATTCCAGACGGAATGGCCGGTTTGTGTGCATCCCATTCTCTCCTATTCGTCTTTTTCtattgtctctgtttgtcagacTTTCTGGCTGCATTGTCGAATCCAATTGCATACCAAAGTGCAGTGCAGAAACGAGCGAAGCAGCTGGAGGAATTGTACGACGATGATGAAGAGCAAGAGGGAGGTGGAGAGCAGGTAATTTGATGATCTGTGCATGTCAAAGTATgcggtttgtgtgtgtttggctATTGCATTGGAAACATTTTGTATGGTGcttgtgtgcgcgcgtgcgtgtgtgtgtgtgtgtgcatgtgtgtgtgtgtgtgtgtgtgtgtgtgtgtgtgtgtatgtgtgtgtgtgtgtgtgtatgtgtgcgtgcacgtgcacgcgcgtgcacccatacatgtacatcatgACTGTCAATTGGTTGCTTGCCTGTGACTTGTTTGCTGCATGATTCTGTCGGTCtgttgctctgtctgtctatttctttgtatgtgtctctgtctgtctgtctatatgtctgtctttatgtgtgtttatgtctatgtctatatgtctgtctatatgtgtgtttatgtctATGTCCGTGTGTTtctctgttagtttgttttatctatttgtttgcctgtttgtctgtctgtcgatttgtctgcttgtctctctatctgtctgtctgtctgtgtctttgcctgtatgtaggtatgtatgtctatgtgttcatctgtctgtctatctgcctgtaaACTTTCCTAATTGCTCCCCTCTTTGCAATTCAAAGTGCAAACACAATAAAACCTACCAACTATTGCTCTATTCATCACCTAAATCATCATCTTCCGTTGCAGCTACCCACCGCATCAACCTCCAGCATTCCAAACGAAACCGACCCAAAATCATCAAAAGTGCTAAGCACATCATTCAGTAGCAATCTGACAACGTCTGACGCTGGCTCACGTAATACCAAATGTTGACGGAAATtagtcattaatattaatgaattggGTGTCTGCCGTCgggtgtgtgagtgtggttTTGTTGACATGACGATGAATAGGCAAGTTGTGATGAGAGAGGGTTGGTAGACAGTAGGATTGGGTGGTCAGTCTGTTGGCTGTCAAGATAGATGAATAGAGAGACTGAGagataaacggacagacacacagacacacacagaaaaataattgacagacagactgtcagaCTGTCAATCAAGCAGGTGGGCAGATGGTGTTGTGACGGATggactgacaggcagacatccAGAGGGAtgattgatggacaaacacacaacagattgacaaacagacagacagacacacagacggacagacagacagacaaacaagatagatagacagacagacagacacacagacagacacacagacagacacacagacagacaacagacagacacacagacagacaacagacagacacacagacagacaacagacagacacacagacaaacaagactgatagacagacagatgacatgtGAATGGACGGACATAAAGGCAGACAGTCAGAAAGAAAGATGAACAGGCATGCCatatagacggacagacagatgaaagaTTGCCAAATGGAACGACAAGCTAAAATAAAgataacagacagatgacagtgacaatggacggacggacaggtaggcagacagataggcaggtCAACACATaaaaaaacacacagacagaccaacagacaaagagacagatgacACATTGGCAAatagatgaacagacacacagacagacagattgacaaatggATTGAttgacaggcggacagacaaacagacagacacaaaaacagaccaaaggacagacacacaaacagactgacagacagacagacaagtacatagacagacagacagccaagtacatagacagacagacagacagacagatagacagacacacagacagacaaagagactgacagataaacagacagacacacagacagacagacacacacagtcagatagacagacacacagacagacagcattgATAATTTATGTGATCCATAGAACGATAACTCAATTTCACATTCATTTTATCTCTTCTTGTAGCCGAAAGTTACGACATTCGTAATGCCTATACTCTTACTCGCGACAGCAGCGACGCAAGCAACAAGATACAATCACTCAATCTCGATGAAGCAGAAGCGACAACAAGCAAaggtttacacacacacacacacacacacacacacacacacacacacacacacacgcgcgcgcacgtgtcgTCTTGAACATTGTGTTGTCTGATACGCTCATTTTCTCTTATCAGAAACCGTTGCAACAGTCGACGATCTGAAAGACAATAAAGACTTCAAGAAGGTGGAGAAGAAGCACTCGAGTGAGCTTCAAAACCTCGAGAAGAAGCAAGCCAAGGTAATGTCTGTTGGAGTCGTTGGATGTGACTATTTGCAtagtctatgtgtctgtctgtttgtctgtttgtctatctatctgtatgtctgtctttctgtctgtctatcggtttgtttgcttgtctgtctgtctgtctgtctgtctgtctgtctgtctgtctgtctggctgtttgtttgtctggctgtctggctgtctatctgtctgacaAAAAAGTGTTATTATTTGCATGACGTTGGTTGTTTCACAAGATACAGTAGGTTTTGCTCATTCAAATTGCCTTTACAACAGTGTAACTCAATCCTACAACATCAACTAAGACTGTACACTTTGTTTTAGTCTCTGACGGCACTAAAGAGAGTCCACGATCGCGAACTGGGAAAATGGAAAGATGCACAAGCTacagcaaagtcaaaaaagTAAGACAAACTTCTATGTTATTATTATGTGACTGTAAGTAATCAGATGTGTGGAAATTCCTGTGTAGAGACGAAGCCACATTGGATATGTTAGAAgcgcaggtgtgtgtgtgtgtgtgtgtgtgtgtgtgtgtgtgtgtgtgtgtgtgtgtgtgtgtgtgtgtttgtgagtgtgtgtgtgtgtgtgtgtgtgtgtgtgtgtgtgtgtgtgtttgtgtgtgtgtgtgtgtgtgtgtgtgtgtgtgtgtgtgtgtgtgtgtgtgtgtgtgtatttgtacaTGAGATTGTCTGTACTACTCGGGTTTTTTATGTCCTGCAGTTGAAGGagttgatggacagacacggAGCGCAGCTACATCAGCTGGAGCAGCAGCAGGCCGATGAGATGAGACAACTCAAGAAGCAGCACACACAACAGGTATATACAACAATTGTCTCtagttctgtctgtcagtttgcctgtctctctgtctgtctatctgttttgctgtctgtctgtctgtctgtctgtctgtctgtctgtctgtctgtctgtctgtctgtctgtctgtttgtctgtctgtctgtctgtctgtctgcctgcctgcctgcctgcctgtctgcctgtctgcctgtctttctttctatttgtctggctGTTAGTATTTTCTTGTTTCATCTACTATTCTGTGTGTACATCAAATGAATAAGCAATCCAAGTCACAGCATCttccatttctgttgttgtataGGAGTACAAAATTTTGAACAAACTTATGGCATTATCACAGACTGCACAACTGAAGCGATTAGATTCTCGGCACATGAAGTGAGACTCACTGattacacagacacacacacacacacacacacacacacacacacacacacacacacacacacacacacacacacacacacacacaccacacaccacacacacacacacacacacacacacacacacacacacacacacacacacacacacacacacacacaggtacacacactcacacacacacacacacacacacacacacacacacacacacacacacacacacacacacacacacatggctacacacacacacacacacacacacacacacacgcacacacacacacacacacacacacacacacacacacacacacaaacacacacacacacacacacacacacaaacacacacacacacacacacacacacacacacacacacggctacacacacaca of the Corticium candelabrum chromosome 2, ooCorCand1.1, whole genome shotgun sequence genome contains:
- the LOC134176540 gene encoding 1-phosphatidylinositol 4,5-bisphosphate phosphodiesterase beta-1-like; the encoded protein is MCNKSCHQILILCLSIEAIEETKFEEGAGKIRPINEDGSSGVTSDGTAPAHTNGTPSNEEIAQKQSQAYSWEVQSETNLELAALVNYITPVRFKSFEDAHKKNRSYEMSSLSETTAAAHLKQNPVEFVNYNKRQLTRVYPKGSRYDSSNYMPQVFWNTGCQIVALNFQTYDVPFQLHLGKFEFNKSCGYLLKPVCMRRPDKEFDPFVESPMDGVVAATLKVKIISGQMLCGHRCGTYVELEMYGLPTDTVRRRYKTRTVQSTQMNTVWNEEQWVFKKVVVPELVMLRFAVYDDGNRFLSQRVIPLTAIQAGYRHIPLRNELNQPIDYATLFVLFEVSDYIPDGMADFLAALSNPIAYQSAVQKRAKQLEELYDDDEEQEGGGEQLPTASTSSIPNETDPKSSKVLSTSFSSNLTTSDAGSPESYDIRNAYTLTRDSSDASNKIQSLNLDEAEATTSKETVATVDDLKDNKDFKKVEKKHSSELQNLEKKQAKSLTALKRVHDRELGKWKDAQATAKSKKDEATLDMLEAQLKELMDRHGAQLHQLEQQQADEMRQLKKQHTQQEYKILNKLMALSQTAQLKRLDSRHMKESQLEHRKSSKDMLDEVQKFKDKQKDKVSDKEEMDRILREYRNKLAKQTAERRNNLTEQQQSERKRFLEDYERRLQQFKEDEAKSLASFQRDANASTSDD